In Actinomycetota bacterium, the sequence CACTAGCGACGGGCGCCTCCTCGTGGTCGAGGGGGAGGCGGGGGTGGGGAAGACTCGCCTGGTCGAGGAGGTCCTGGGACAGCTCGCGGGGGCGGTGGTGCTGTCCGCGCGTTGCTTCGAGGACGAGGCCCAGGTGGCGTACGGACCCATCGCGGACGCGCTGCGGGCGGCGACCGTCCGTCGGGGGTGGAGCGAGGGGGTGCCGGGACCGCGGCTGGCCGACGCGGCGCGTCTCGTCCCCGAGCTCGCGCCGTCCGGCGCGACCGGCACGGAGCCGCCGACCGACCCGGGCGCGCGCCGCCGTTTCCTCGACTCCCTCGCGGGGGTCCTGGTGGCCGCTCTCGCGGGGGCGCGTCCGGGGGTGCTGTTCGTGGACGACATGCAGTGGGCGGACGAGGCGTCCGTCGACGGGATGGCCCACCTCGTGCGCCGGCTCGCCGGGACCCCCGTGCTCGTCGTCTGGGCCTGGCGCACCGAGGACGTGGCGCCGGAGTCGCGCCTGCGCCGGATCGTGGCCGATGCGCGACGAGAGGGGACCGCCACCACGATCACGCTGGGGCGCCTGGGACGCGACGACGTCGCCGAGCTCGCCGCGGGCTCGCTCGACCCTGCCGGGGTCGAGCGGCTCTACGCGGAGTCGGAGGGTCTCCCGCTGTTCTGCGTCGAGTACCTGGCGGCCTTCACTGCGGGCGACGAGACGACGATGCCGGAGGGGGTCCGGGACCTGCTCGCGTCCCGTCTCGCACGCGTGGGCGAGGTGGCGCGCCAGGTGCTGGCAGCGGTCGCCCTGGTCGGGAGGCCAGCCGACGCGGACGTGCTGCGGGAGGTGGGAGGCCGCACGATGGATGAGACCGTGTCGGCCCTGGAGGAGCTCTCCGCGCGCAGGCTGGTCGTCGAGAGCCCACCCGGCAGCCGCTGGGTCGACCTCGCCCACGAGAAGATGCGGGAGCTCGTCTTGGCCCAGACGGCGCCGGCCCGGGCCCGTCTGCTCCACGGTCGGTCCGCGGACGCCCTGGCCCGACGTGCGAGGGGAGCCGAGGAGCGGTCCCTCGCCCCGATCGTCGCCGCCCACCACCGCGCGGCCGGACGCGACGCCGAGGCGGCCGAGTGGTTCGCGCGGGCGGCGTCCGCGGCCCGTGACGTGTACGCGCACGCGGAGGCCCTGTCCCACCTCGAGGCGGCGCTCGCGCTCGGTCACCCCGACCCGGCCGCGGTCCACGAATCGATGGGGGACGTCCTGACGCTGCGCGGCGAGTACGCCGACGCCGTCACGCGCTACCAGACGGCGGCGGCGCTCGCGCCCCCGGAGCGCCTCTCGCGGCTCGAGCACCGGCTGGCCTCCGTCTACGAGCGGCGGGGGGACCTGGGTTCGGCCGACCGACACCTGGAAGCGGCGCTGGAATCCGCCGCACAGGACCCGGCCCGCCGGGCCCGGGTGCTCGCCGACCGCAGCCTCATCGCACATCGCCGTGGTGACGCCGAAGCGGCGTGGTCGCTCGCCCTGGACGCCCTGAGCTCCGCCGAAGCGGACGGCGATCCACGGGCGGTCGCCCAGGCTCACAACGTGTGCGGGGTCGTCGCCGGCGCGGCCGGACGGACGGACGACGCCCGCGACCACCTGACGCGCAGCCTCGAGGCGGCCGAGCGGCTCCCGGACCCCGCCGTGCGCATCGCTGCCCTCAACAACCTGGCCCTCAACCGCAAGGGAGCCGGTGAGCTGGCCAGTGCGATCGAGCTGACGGAGCGGGCGCTGCGGGAGTGCGCGGGGATGGGGGACCGGCACCGCCAGGCCGCCCTGCACTCCAACCTGGCCGACCTGCTGCACGCAGCCGGCAGGCGACGGGAGGCGGAGGAGCAGCAGCTCGCGTCGGTGAGGCTCTTCGCGGAGCTGGGGGAGCGGGAGGGGATGGAGCCGGCGATCTGGAAGCTGGTCGAGTGGTGATCAGCCCGACCCCAGCCAGGCTCCGCTCCGGTAGCGGAGTCCGTTGAAGGCGAGACGCACGAGCATCCAGACGGTCAGGCCGCCGTAGAGCCACCCGATCGCGGGCTTGGGGA encodes:
- a CDS encoding AAA family ATPase, whose amino-acid sequence is TSDGRLLVVEGEAGVGKTRLVEEVLGQLAGAVVLSARCFEDEAQVAYGPIADALRAATVRRGWSEGVPGPRLADAARLVPELAPSGATGTEPPTDPGARRRFLDSLAGVLVAALAGARPGVLFVDDMQWADEASVDGMAHLVRRLAGTPVLVVWAWRTEDVAPESRLRRIVADARREGTATTITLGRLGRDDVAELAAGSLDPAGVERLYAESEGLPLFCVEYLAAFTAGDETTMPEGVRDLLASRLARVGEVARQVLAAVALVGRPADADVLREVGGRTMDETVSALEELSARRLVVESPPGSRWVDLAHEKMRELVLAQTAPARARLLHGRSADALARRARGAEERSLAPIVAAHHRAAGRDAEAAEWFARAASAARDVYAHAEALSHLEAALALGHPDPAAVHESMGDVLTLRGEYADAVTRYQTAAALAPPERLSRLEHRLASVYERRGDLGSADRHLEAALESAAQDPARRARVLADRSLIAHRRGDAEAAWSLALDALSSAEADGDPRAVAQAHNVCGVVAGAAGRTDDARDHLTRSLEAAERLPDPAVRIAALNNLALNRKGAGELASAIELTERALRECAGMGDRHRQAALHSNLADLLHAAGRRREAEEQQLASVRLFAELGEREGMEPAIWKLVEW